The sequence TCATTCTCACAACAAACCAGAAAGTCACACGCAGGCGCACTGATCACCAAGTCCAGCAGACCAACAGCTCCACTGATGAGTGCGCAGAAATGTGTAGTATGTCTGCAAAAAACTACCCCTCTCGATGAAGGCAGACTTTTATCACCCAGATAACTGTCTTCTGTAATACAAGAGGACTCTTCTGACACTAGAATGCTTCCCCAGACCCACCCTTTGTAACATTTTCATTACATCCTAAGCTCTGAGCTACCAATTAAATTTTTCCACCACAAAGTTTAAGGGTCAGCTACAGAAGCCTAGACTAGCTTTACATGTTCTGCATTACATAGGGTCACAGTACTTGCTATGTTTCTACATATACAACATAATAGTCCTCTCCAAGATACTTCCAGTTTCTTAAGAATCCCAGGTGATAAACATGAATTACTGAAACTCAAACAGCAAATGCCTGATAATTATACTATCCTCGAGGAAGGAATGCTCTGGAACAGGCTGGTTACAGGAAGGCCATAAAACTTGCCTCCCTCTGACTAAGAGAGATAAAATGGGCAGTTGATGATGAGAAATAATAGCTTTTCCATCAGCACGTGTTCCTTAACTCTGCCCCAGGCAGGTACTGACTCTGCTTTCCCTCCACTTATGTATGTGCCAACAAAAAGCTTATATTCCTTCATTAAAACATGCCCTGCTACACATACTGAGTTCTGCAAACCACACAAGCACACGTACAATTGTAAAGGAACTAATTACTGCTTTTGGGGACTAAATTATCTTCAGTAAAATAAAGCTAGTGAGGCAGCCTAAAGTTTCCCTGCTAAACAGTCTCCCTTCTTTGCTAGTTAGCTCCTGTCTTTCTACAGGAGCAGACTTTCATACGGTCTCTAAAGGAACATATTTTTGCACATGTAAATTGCTGCAGATGTAGTAAAAACATTGCAAAATCTTTGAGAGCTGAAAACTTGGCTTGAAATTCTTAGACTTGACAGCAAGATCCTTCAGGCTGTAATCCTGAACAGCTAGAGTAATCCTATTTAATATAAGAAGGCAGTGACTGTATCTTGCCTGTTTTATGAACCTATTAGATCATTAGGCATTTTCCTCTTAGCTACTTTGTCCTGTGAGACCTGGCCAATTTCTAGTCCTTTCCTCCAGCCACAGTGCTCTCTGTCCCtatgcagctgcagggaaaaggCAGGTGTTTGCTAAAGCTGAAGCAGCTGAAATTGCTCAACAGCAGGAATGAAGAACAGGTCTTCCTGGATGTCCCTCATGTCAACAGCTGAAGGCTCTGTCAGAACAGTTTTACTGATAAGAGGAGGGAAAGCCATCTCTTTCCCCAGGCAGAAAGTAAAAATGTGCAGATACACATTTCCAAATTTTGCAGCCTGGTCTCTTTTCTGTTTATTACTCTGTATCCCTACAACAAGGCTTGCCAGGGAAGCTCTGCAGAATTAAATGCAAGGCACATACCCTCACTGCCCTCCCATTCTGCATCAGTAGgacatctaaaaaaaaaacccaaacaccaccaccaaataAGCCTTGAACTACCATCCTCATTCACAGACCTTTTCCAACACACCATGCTAGCAACATGCTAGAACACAAGGCAGATAGAAGCTTTTCTCCCACTCTGTAATGTCAGGTGGGAACAGAAACTGCTAGATGGCCTGAGACTCTTCCAGCTTCATGTACCAAGGCACTACAGTGTAAGAGGCAGAAAGGCTGCAGAGGCTGGCAAGCCATCACCACAGGAAATCATAAAATAAATCAGGAAGGTAGCAAGTGAAATTCATACCTTAACAGCTGGCCCACCAGAACAGATCGCAGTTCAGATAAATTTTTGAGacattaacaagaaaaaagaggCAACAAATGCAGCCTAAAGCTGTGCTATACAATCCCTACAGTCATATGTGCTTTTGGTACCATGTTTGGGAGACTGATTGGAAACGAGGTGTGTAAATGCTACCAGAGTTTTATTAATTGAAGGAGTAAAACATTAACACCTTAACACACAAAAAGAGCTACTCAACTATCTGTAAGAAATGCACTACAGCCCTTCTTCAGTGTGAAATACTggtgctgcagagcccaggcCAATGATGATTCTTCTGTATTATAACATGGTGTCCAATTTTGCATATGTCTGTATATTAAAACATATCTAATTCCTTTAAGCATCAATATTTCATGTGCATATTTCTGAGTACTTGCCTGAAAGTCATTCTAATAATCACACTCATAAAACTTAATATACTAACTCACACAAATGAATAAATACGACTTCCTAGTTATTAACTTTCTGCTTCCTACAGCCCCTACCCTCACATGCATCTCTCCTGAAAACTGAAAGGAGTTTTTCTGAGCACAGGTCTTACAGCAGTTGCAGTTATGCAAGTAAACACAAGTGGGCAAATAACTACACAGTTCATGTATCTGCTGTACAAGCAGCACCCTGCTGCTACTTTGAGTCAGTAGCTGGCCATACGAGCAAAGAACTACTACAACTATatcaaaaatcaaaagcaaggTTTCAAAAAGTTCTACACAAAAGGGCTGCTGAAAAAGTTGTGGGTGAGATGCAGACCGaccaccaccaaaaaaagaaCAACCTGGAGAACAGTCAAGACTAGTTTCTTGAATGCTTCTGttgggaaaagcagcaagaagccCTCCATTTCAGACCGATCTGGTATAAATCTTGGCACCTGCACAGACCAACAAGAGTTCTGTGTTGAAGCCTGACCACCCTGAGTCTGAATCCTTCCCCTCCAAGATACTTGCTTTGCTATTTCTCACAGGACACTGACAAAGATCAGACTTTGGTGTTACATGTGCAGTTCTAATTTCCAGTGAAAACATAGAATGTGAAATACTGGAATTTGCTGTGTGAAGGAAATCCCATTATTTTGATCAGAAAGATAAAACTTGgatgcagagagcagtgaggaaAGAGCAGAACCAGATCTGCTGTCTCCCAAACCCAAACTCCAGGTCTGAGAACCTGATACACTTGGTAGCCTACACCACCCACGTTCAAGCTGACGTAATGCGGACAGATGACTTCCTTGTCCCCCCTGCAGATAACATTACCTTTTGATACTAGTCTCATACTCAGTCCTCTGTTTGCTCAGTTCTGTCTTTAGCTCCACCACCAAGCTCTGTAGGGCCCTAGAGCATTTGACAGAGTCTCTGGAAGCTGCAGCCGGGTTGCTCTgtaggctgctgctgctgcatgctTCAAGCCTGTCGATGCTGTTCTCCAGATCTACAGTCTTGACCTCACTCTGAGATGGTGAGCCCTGAGTTATCCACTCAGATTTGAGAGAGCTTAAAGCAGAAGAGTCACTGGCCCGGCAGGCTGGGCAGCTGCTGACTGAGTCCATCACAGAGATTTCACATGATGATGTAGACCATGTGGTGCTGGCCATACTGTGTGTGCTAAGGGAGAGGCTGGGTGAAGGGACGTTGTCGTAAGTAGAGAGTCTCTGGGAAGAACACGAGTCTTTAACTCGTTCCCCAGAGGCTGTGCGGCGATGGCCTCGGAGGGAGTACAATCCATTCATCAACCAGTTCCCACTGGAGGAGAGGTTGGGGATATCTAAGGATGAGCTGCCCAGTTTTGGACTCACAGACCGTGCTCCCTGCTGGCGGAAGGAGTATTTCCACGGAGGCAGTGTCTGCACTCTTTTACTGGGGCTGGTGGCAGATTGAGTCAATTTGCAACTGTGCTCTGGAGTGTTTTTCACTGCAGGTCCAGGAGCGGCCTCTGGTGCCACGGCATTGCTAGAAGGCAAATCAGCAGGGCTGGGAACACTGTTCTCCGACCTGCTGTCCTCCCCGTCTTCCTCGGAGATCCACTCCACAGTACTGCGCTGACGCACAGGTCTGATTTCCAGCTGGCTCCCTGGCACATCTGCCTGAGGAACAGCAAATATTCGCCCCTGTTCACTTATCAGCACTGTCATCAGGTGCTGAACTAGTGAAGTGCCTGTGGGGAGAAGACAAAGGCAAGCAGTTGGTGAAACATGAAGACCTCAAACACTCACGCCCTGTCTGTGAGATGCCCTGTGAGCTAGCTCCTTGTGAGACAGGCCTGTGGCCACCATGCATCACAATGAGTCTGCCCAAGCAACTGCTCTGTGCCTTTCTGTACAGGACTACAAGGGACAGGAATCATTCCGTTCACTGGAAATGGTGACCGTGAGGGATGCAGGTGTCAGTCCAGCTCATGAATGTAGCTATCTAGCAGAGTACAAATGATCACTAGCAATGATTAATAAATTGGTCTGCTTAAAGACACCTTTGAGGATGACAGCAGAGGAGAACACCTGGAAAATGGGGCATGTCTGTACCACACCAAGGCATGTGGTTCAGAGCCAGCATCAATCTCAGTGTTTGCATCCATGCAGGACAGCAGACCCCTGTGCAAAAATGCCTGTTGGATCCTGAACACACTAACCTATTTGCTGGAATGGAGCACCTCTCTGTCCAGCTTCAGAACCAGAAGGTTTCCACAACTGCATTGCACCAGTTTCATAGTCTAACAGGCCCAGAGATAGTGTTTATTGAAGAAGCAGAAATTTCAGCTCAGACCTTCTGCTGCATTCAGTGTATAAAGAAATGCACAGAGTATGACTGCAGAAAACATACAGCAAGTACAAAAAGTACTTGCAATTATTTAAATCCACAAAATTGCATTGTCATTGTTTTCCAGTAGTGGAACAGACTATTATGAAGTAATAGAGAACATCACTTAACCAAACCTAGTATAAAGCACTTTCTACAAAAGAGGAAAACCTTAAAAAGAGAATACATAATTCTACCTTTAAGTATtgtatgaaaaaaagattaaCATACTGAGGGGTTCAAGAGAAGAGCctgaatttattaaattattaataagATTATGGTCTCAGCAAGAGGTACTGAGCTCACCTACAATTTCTACTTTATGTTTGTGAATAAAGGGAGAGAAATAAACCTCTGTGGAGATAAGGGCACTCCTAACAATTCAGCTGACAAACTTCTGATATTTCTACTTGAAATTCATGGTTTAAATTGGAAGAGAGACACAGAGTGCTTTTTGTTAAGCACTGGCAGCAGTGTTATTCTGTCTCAGTTGATCTAGCAGATCCATCTTGCcctgaagctaaaaaaaaaaaatttattgagTCTTTCCATTCTTCTGTTATTTCTATTTAACCAGTCTTCTATCCTCAACTAACAATAAACCAAAACTTTTCCATTGCTGTTGCTTATGAGTAAAATTATTAAGTCTAAAAATCCAGTCACTGTATCCCCTTTTCTACATTTCAGGTCTGTGGTAATACAGAATTCTAGGTCAGGTCATTGTAGTGTTTTCACATGATGATAGGAGAGCGCATGAGACCACAGCATCTGTAGCTCTGAACCTACACACACTACAGGCACTTCTACCATCAGCTGGAATGCATAATGAAATGCCTGAGGTGAACTGAACCCAAACTTGTCACCTGTACCAACTGAACAAAAAAGTGTGTTGTTGGCCAAGGCTTTAAGTCCTGTCAACGCTGGCCAGCTGGCCACTAGGGGAAGTCACAGCATCACACAACAGACTGAGGTTTCAGCTACCTCCACGCCCTTGTAATACTGAATAACCCAGCATCTGCTCCTGCTCTCACTTTTTCTCCTGCCCACATTTTTCTACCTTCCCCACTTTGATAGGAAGGTCTCAAATCTACCCTTAATAATATGGCACACATCTCTGTGGCATGCTTTGAGTCCCTGAACAACTATAGTATGTCAGGCCATGCTCTGAAGTTGGCCTGTTATCTTATATCAATCTATTattatgttgttgttgttattgccaTCTGTAGGGCACTCATCTGCAGTGCCTTTCAGAGGTCACTTGTGCAGAGCTAaaggcactgctgctgctcaggcgTGATAATGCTGGCATTCTGTGAAGGATTTCCATCACCTAGAGCACCACATCACCTGCCCCCTACAGCTAGGGAGCAGTGCCAGGGCG comes from Athene noctua chromosome 5, bAthNoc1.hap1.1, whole genome shotgun sequence and encodes:
- the ARHGAP22 gene encoding rho GTPase-activating protein 22 isoform X4, producing the protein MCLMPEVRTFFLCRSCCLTLPGFCLKLSACHVAECCTRTRGIFGQRLEDTVQYERKYGQRLAPLLVEQCVDFIRERGLTEEGLFRMPGQANLVKDLQDSFDCGEKPLFDSNTDVHTVASLLKLYLRELPEPVIPFAKYEEFLSCGQLLSKDEGEGTQELVKQVKNLPQANYNLLKYICKFLDEVQAHSSINKMSVQNLATVFGPNILRPKMEDPVTMMEGTSLVQHLMTVLISEQGRIFAVPQADVPGSQLEIRPVRQRSTVEWISEEDGEDSRSENSVPSPADLPSSNAVAPEAAPGPAVKNTPEHSCKLTQSATSPSKRVQTLPPWKYSFRQQGARSVSPKLGSSSLDIPNLSSSGNWLMNGLYSLRGHRRTASGERVKDSCSSQRLSTYDNVPSPSLSLSTHSMASTTWSTSSCEISVMDSVSSCPACRASDSSALSSLKSEWITQGSPSQSEVKTVDLENSIDRLEACSSSSLQSNPAAASRDSVKCSRALQSLVVELKTELSKQRTEYETSIKRIEETSADLRKQVVRLEEELDQERKKYTMLEIKLRNSERAREDAEKRNHLLQKEMEEFFSTLGCLTAGSRSAKVPK